A single window of Nematostella vectensis chromosome 4, jaNemVect1.1, whole genome shotgun sequence DNA harbors:
- the LOC5511067 gene encoding acid-sensing ion channel 3 isoform X2: MRVHSQRQSEMTTVKVANHENPSESVEVPRESLLEAFSSYTTLHGFHFALSSTNRVRQIIWILLLILTSVVLIYQLAYSTQRVLEYASMVQVETRNEDSITFPAISICSNNMMQKSKILGKDAQRYLDLLDQKKEDQWDAISQSFSPDFDIEKAVHQYGLNLSLAMKSCHYGRYLKCNPSHFTTFKEFRYGLCYTFNSGKRESAFISHDTGPTSGLSITLDAQPEEYYSLYSSTGTGFRVIVHDQSEFPWVEKHGWEIPPGFSTNVRLARKEISSLESPYNSNCSRDTNYASQSYCLVQCYSDMVVKRCGCHMLGMTEETGHTPWCSPQQIKACVYTTSRRFQPNMCSCPVRCSRVEFDVQLSSLYYPPDNFWETISNERNLTIYANDTKKFQEWYRRRVIQLNVFYKELTTEVRKEKEAYTISDLAGDFGGNMGLFLGCSILTIAEFIDLLVVYLVHRHKKRTAKIQ; the protein is encoded by the exons ATGAGAGTA CATTCACAGAGACAAAGCGAGATGACGACAGTCAAAGTTGCGAATCATGAGAATCCAAGCGAGTCAGTGGAGGTACCACGAGAAAGTCTTCTCGAAGCCTTCAGCTCCTATACTACGCTACACGGATTCCATTTTGCTCTTAGTAGTACAAATCGAGTGCGTCAAATAATCTGGATTCTCCTCCTGATATTAACCTCGGTGGTGCTAATCTACCAACTCGCATACAGCACGCAGAGAGTTCTGGAATATGCTAGTATGGTCCAGGTAGAGACAAGAAATGAGGACTCCATTACTTTCCCAGCTATCAGTATTTGCAGTAACAATATGATGCAGAAAAGTAAGATTCTGGGAAAGGATGCCCAGAGATATTTGGATCTTCTCGATCAGAAGAAGGAGGACCAATGGGACGCTATTAGTCAAAGTTTCAGCCCTGACTTTGATATTGAAAAAGCTGTCCACCAGTATGGTCTGAATTTGTCACTGGCGATGAAAAGCTGCCATTACGGCCGCTACTTGAAATGCAACCCGAGCCATTTTACAACTTTCAAGGAGTTTAGG TACGGTCTGTGTTATACGTTCAACTCTGGTAAGAGAGAAAGTGCATTCATTTCACATGACACAGGCCCCACCTCCGGCCTGTCAATCACACTAGACGCTCAGCCGGAGGAGTACTATAGTCTGTACAGCTCCACGGGCACAGGATTTCGCGTCATCGTCCACGACCAGTCCGAGTTTCCCTGGGTCGAGAAACACGGCTGGGAGATCCCCCCTGGATTCAGCACTAACGTGAGATTGGCTAGAAAAGAG ATTAGTTCTCTGGAATCACCATACAACTCTAACTGCTCCCGTGACACAAACTACGCCTCTCAAAGTTACTGCCTTGTTCAGTGTTACTCGGACATGGTGGTAAAGCGCTGTGGCTGCCATATGCTTGGAATGACAGAGGAAACAG GTCATACGCCGTGGTGCTCACCGCAGCAGATTAAGGCATGCGTGTACACTACATCAA GGAGGTTCCAGCCGAACATGTGTAGCTGTCCTGTGAGGTGCAGCCGTGTTGAGTTCGATGTTCAGCTGTCGTCGCTGTATTACCCACCTGACAACTTCTGGGAAACGATTTCCAATGAAAGAAACCTCACAATATATGCTAATGACACAAAAAAATTCCAAGAATGGTACAG AAGGCGAGTTATCCAGCTAAACGTCTTCTACAAGGAACTTACCACCGAAGTTCGCAAGGAAAAGGAGGCGTACACAATAAGCGATCTTGCAG GTGACTTTGGCGGCAATATGGGCTTGTTTCTAGGCTGCAGCATTCTGACTATAGCAGAGTTCATTGATCTTCTGGTCGTGTATTTGGTTCATCGACACAAGAAACGAACCGCTAAAATACAGTGA
- the LOC5511089 gene encoding acid-sensing ion channel 4-B — protein sequence MKEEAVDEMAADKDESEIKALWVTFVGTSTFHGLHYLFDALSRLRKLAWALLLLAAFTVFVRQILYGYTKLQKHEVFITTEFKPNVELTFPAVTVCNVNMMKKSHLLKTEAQTYLDGTDWRHPNMRQLYKAYNKSYNLEKAVQDYGHVYSDMIKKCQFIGQACDKVFEIRTFIDAKNGLCHTLNSGKNMTIYKTGASYSLSLLLDAQPEEYYGRFSREGTGFIIVIHNQSVSPNPEYNGITVSPGFNTQFKLEERRVMRQPFPYSSKCSSEVTDGYILTRERCLLRCRVEKLAEELQCRVIGTPPEMYPNMRLCGAKEMVENISRIMTELKEERDCKCSPPCDVTTYDAQISSTYHPSQSQWSFVSDTIKNQYNKYNATNITQANRMSFHEWYRNRFASLNFYFGSLVTEITREVPAYEFWDFASDFGGNMGLFLGCSVLTLCELFDVIILTIVRWFKRKTRIMNVAGAVS from the exons ATGAAAGAAGAAGCTGTGGACGAAATGGCAGCCGATAAAGACGAATCTGAGATCAAAGCACTATGGGTAACCTTTGTTGGAACCTCTACGTTTCACGGGCTTCACTACCTGTTCGATGCCTTGTCGCGACTCAGGAAATTAGCATGGGCTTTGCTGCTATTGGCTGCCTTTACAGTCTTTGTAAGACAGATCTTATACGGCTACACAAAGTTGCAAAAACACGAAGTTTTCATTACAACTGAGTTCAAACCAAACGTC GAGCTCACATTTCCCGCCGTCACTGTCTGCAATGTAAATATGATGAAAAAAAGCCATCTCCTGAAAACGGAAGCCCAGACCTATCTAGACGGTACGGATTGGCGCCATCCTAACATGAGACAACTGTACAAGGCGTATAACAAGTCGTACAACCTGGAGAAAGCCGTGCAAGACTATGGACATGTGTACTCTGATATGATCAAGAAATGCCAATTTATTGGTCAAGCCTGCGACAAGGTCTTTGAAATTCGTACATTTATTGATGCCAAG AATGGCCTCTGTCATACATTGAACTCGGGAAAAAATATGACAATTTACAAAACAGGCGCAAGTTATTCATTATCACTTCTGCTTGACGCCCAGCCCGAAGAGTACTATGGTCGTTTTTCCAGAGAGGGCACTGGATTCATAATAGTTATTCACAACCAGTCCGTTTCTCCAAATCCTGAATACAATGGCATAACCGTGTCTCCTGGTTTCAATACGCAGTTTAAGCTGGAAGAGAGACGG GTCATGAGGCAGCCTTTTCCCTATTCCTCTAAATGCTCGTCAGAGGTAACTGACGGCTACATTCTCACCCGGGAGAGATGTTTGCTGCGCTGTAGGGTGGAGAAATTAGCGGAAGAGCTTCAATGTCGAGTCATCGGAACACCTCCTGAAA TGTACCCAAATATGCGACTTTGCGGTGCCAAGGAGATGGTCGAAAACATCTCGCGTATAATGA CTGAGTTAAAAGAGGAGAGAGACTGCAAATGTTCTCCGCCTTGTGATGTCACAACCTACGATGCTCAAATCTCCAGCACATATCACCCGTCCCAGTCCCAATGGTCATTTGTGAGTGACACCATTAAGAACCAGTACAACAAATACAACGCGACCAACATTACACAGGCAAACCGAATGTCTTTCCACGAATGGTACAG AAATCGATTCGCTAGTCTCAACTTTTACTTTGGTTCTTTGGTAACGGAGATAACAAGAGAAGTTCCTGCATATGAGTTCTGGGACTTTGCAA GTGACTTTGGCGGCAACATGGGTTTGTTTCTCGGCTGCAGCGTTCTGACCCTCTGCGAATTGTTCGATGTCATTATTCTCACTATTGTGAGATGGTTTAAAAGAAAGACAAGGATTATGAATGTAGCTGGTGCTGTATCTTAA
- the LOC5511067 gene encoding acid-sensing ion channel 3 isoform X3 produces the protein MTTVKVANHENPSESVEVPRESLLEAFSSYTTLHGFHFALSSTNRVRQIIWILLLILTSVVLIYQLAYSTQRVLEYASMVQVETRNEDSITFPAISICSNNMMQKSKILGKDAQRYLDLLDQKKEDQWDAISQSFSPDFDIEKAVHQYGLNLSLAMKSCHYGRYLKCNPSHFTTFKEFRYGLCYTFNSGKRESAFISHDTGPTSGLSITLDAQPEEYYSLYSSTGTGFRVIVHDQSEFPWVEKHGWEIPPGFSTNVRLARKEISSLESPYNSNCSRDTNYASQSYCLVQCYSDMVVKRCGCHMLGMTEETGHTPWCSPQQIKACVYTTSRRFQPNMCSCPVRCSRVEFDVQLSSLYYPPDNFWETISNERNLTIYANDTKKFQEWYRRRVIQLNVFYKELTTEVRKEKEAYTISDLAGDFGGNMGLFLGCSILTIAEFIDLLVVYLVHRHKKRTAKIQ, from the exons ATGACGACAGTCAAAGTTGCGAATCATGAGAATCCAAGCGAGTCAGTGGAGGTACCACGAGAAAGTCTTCTCGAAGCCTTCAGCTCCTATACTACGCTACACGGATTCCATTTTGCTCTTAGTAGTACAAATCGAGTGCGTCAAATAATCTGGATTCTCCTCCTGATATTAACCTCGGTGGTGCTAATCTACCAACTCGCATACAGCACGCAGAGAGTTCTGGAATATGCTAGTATGGTCCAGGTAGAGACAAGAAATGAGGACTCCATTACTTTCCCAGCTATCAGTATTTGCAGTAACAATATGATGCAGAAAAGTAAGATTCTGGGAAAGGATGCCCAGAGATATTTGGATCTTCTCGATCAGAAGAAGGAGGACCAATGGGACGCTATTAGTCAAAGTTTCAGCCCTGACTTTGATATTGAAAAAGCTGTCCACCAGTATGGTCTGAATTTGTCACTGGCGATGAAAAGCTGCCATTACGGCCGCTACTTGAAATGCAACCCGAGCCATTTTACAACTTTCAAGGAGTTTAGG TACGGTCTGTGTTATACGTTCAACTCTGGTAAGAGAGAAAGTGCATTCATTTCACATGACACAGGCCCCACCTCCGGCCTGTCAATCACACTAGACGCTCAGCCGGAGGAGTACTATAGTCTGTACAGCTCCACGGGCACAGGATTTCGCGTCATCGTCCACGACCAGTCCGAGTTTCCCTGGGTCGAGAAACACGGCTGGGAGATCCCCCCTGGATTCAGCACTAACGTGAGATTGGCTAGAAAAGAG ATTAGTTCTCTGGAATCACCATACAACTCTAACTGCTCCCGTGACACAAACTACGCCTCTCAAAGTTACTGCCTTGTTCAGTGTTACTCGGACATGGTGGTAAAGCGCTGTGGCTGCCATATGCTTGGAATGACAGAGGAAACAG GTCATACGCCGTGGTGCTCACCGCAGCAGATTAAGGCATGCGTGTACACTACATCAA GGAGGTTCCAGCCGAACATGTGTAGCTGTCCTGTGAGGTGCAGCCGTGTTGAGTTCGATGTTCAGCTGTCGTCGCTGTATTACCCACCTGACAACTTCTGGGAAACGATTTCCAATGAAAGAAACCTCACAATATATGCTAATGACACAAAAAAATTCCAAGAATGGTACAG AAGGCGAGTTATCCAGCTAAACGTCTTCTACAAGGAACTTACCACCGAAGTTCGCAAGGAAAAGGAGGCGTACACAATAAGCGATCTTGCAG GTGACTTTGGCGGCAATATGGGCTTGTTTCTAGGCTGCAGCATTCTGACTATAGCAGAGTTCATTGATCTTCTGGTCGTGTATTTGGTTCATCGACACAAGAAACGAACCGCTAAAATACAGTGA
- the LOC5511067 gene encoding acid-sensing ion channel 3 isoform X1 produces MQGSLLGLCDHIECSTLQLDRATCEHSQRQSEMTTVKVANHENPSESVEVPRESLLEAFSSYTTLHGFHFALSSTNRVRQIIWILLLILTSVVLIYQLAYSTQRVLEYASMVQVETRNEDSITFPAISICSNNMMQKSKILGKDAQRYLDLLDQKKEDQWDAISQSFSPDFDIEKAVHQYGLNLSLAMKSCHYGRYLKCNPSHFTTFKEFRYGLCYTFNSGKRESAFISHDTGPTSGLSITLDAQPEEYYSLYSSTGTGFRVIVHDQSEFPWVEKHGWEIPPGFSTNVRLARKEISSLESPYNSNCSRDTNYASQSYCLVQCYSDMVVKRCGCHMLGMTEETGHTPWCSPQQIKACVYTTSRRFQPNMCSCPVRCSRVEFDVQLSSLYYPPDNFWETISNERNLTIYANDTKKFQEWYRRRVIQLNVFYKELTTEVRKEKEAYTISDLAGDFGGNMGLFLGCSILTIAEFIDLLVVYLVHRHKKRTAKIQ; encoded by the exons ATGCAGGGGAGTTTATTAGGTCTATGTGACCATATTGAATGTTCTACGCTGCAACTGGACCGAGCTACATGCGAG CATTCACAGAGACAAAGCGAGATGACGACAGTCAAAGTTGCGAATCATGAGAATCCAAGCGAGTCAGTGGAGGTACCACGAGAAAGTCTTCTCGAAGCCTTCAGCTCCTATACTACGCTACACGGATTCCATTTTGCTCTTAGTAGTACAAATCGAGTGCGTCAAATAATCTGGATTCTCCTCCTGATATTAACCTCGGTGGTGCTAATCTACCAACTCGCATACAGCACGCAGAGAGTTCTGGAATATGCTAGTATGGTCCAGGTAGAGACAAGAAATGAGGACTCCATTACTTTCCCAGCTATCAGTATTTGCAGTAACAATATGATGCAGAAAAGTAAGATTCTGGGAAAGGATGCCCAGAGATATTTGGATCTTCTCGATCAGAAGAAGGAGGACCAATGGGACGCTATTAGTCAAAGTTTCAGCCCTGACTTTGATATTGAAAAAGCTGTCCACCAGTATGGTCTGAATTTGTCACTGGCGATGAAAAGCTGCCATTACGGCCGCTACTTGAAATGCAACCCGAGCCATTTTACAACTTTCAAGGAGTTTAGG TACGGTCTGTGTTATACGTTCAACTCTGGTAAGAGAGAAAGTGCATTCATTTCACATGACACAGGCCCCACCTCCGGCCTGTCAATCACACTAGACGCTCAGCCGGAGGAGTACTATAGTCTGTACAGCTCCACGGGCACAGGATTTCGCGTCATCGTCCACGACCAGTCCGAGTTTCCCTGGGTCGAGAAACACGGCTGGGAGATCCCCCCTGGATTCAGCACTAACGTGAGATTGGCTAGAAAAGAG ATTAGTTCTCTGGAATCACCATACAACTCTAACTGCTCCCGTGACACAAACTACGCCTCTCAAAGTTACTGCCTTGTTCAGTGTTACTCGGACATGGTGGTAAAGCGCTGTGGCTGCCATATGCTTGGAATGACAGAGGAAACAG GTCATACGCCGTGGTGCTCACCGCAGCAGATTAAGGCATGCGTGTACACTACATCAA GGAGGTTCCAGCCGAACATGTGTAGCTGTCCTGTGAGGTGCAGCCGTGTTGAGTTCGATGTTCAGCTGTCGTCGCTGTATTACCCACCTGACAACTTCTGGGAAACGATTTCCAATGAAAGAAACCTCACAATATATGCTAATGACACAAAAAAATTCCAAGAATGGTACAG AAGGCGAGTTATCCAGCTAAACGTCTTCTACAAGGAACTTACCACCGAAGTTCGCAAGGAAAAGGAGGCGTACACAATAAGCGATCTTGCAG GTGACTTTGGCGGCAATATGGGCTTGTTTCTAGGCTGCAGCATTCTGACTATAGCAGAGTTCATTGATCTTCTGGTCGTGTATTTGGTTCATCGACACAAGAAACGAACCGCTAAAATACAGTGA